In one window of Macrobrachium rosenbergii isolate ZJJX-2024 chromosome 11, ASM4041242v1, whole genome shotgun sequence DNA:
- the LOC136843529 gene encoding probable serine/threonine-protein kinase kinX: MVRSEGLVRKVMSEDTVRKARRDDRVHNVRSEDTVKIMSEDIVRKVMSEDPVRKVMSEDTVRMIMSEDTVTMIMSENTVRKIMSEDIVRKVRSEDIVRKQEEKVSLRLTTFD, encoded by the coding sequence ATGGTAAGAAGTGAGGGTTTAGTGAGGAAGGTAATGAGCGAGGACACAGTGAGGAAAGCAAGGCGTGATGACAGAGTGCATAACGTACGGAGTGAGGATACAGTGAAGATCATGAGTGAGGATATAGTGAGGAAGGTAATGAGTGAGGATCCAGTGAGGAAGGTAATGAGTGAGGATACAGTGAGGATGATAATGAGTGAGGATACAGTGACGATGATAATGAGTGAGAATACAGTGAGGAAGATAATGAGTGAGGATATAGTGAGGAAAGTAAGGAGTGAGGATATAGTGAGGAAGCAAGAGGAGAAGGTATCG